NNNNNNNNNNNNNNNNNNNNNNNNNNNNNNNNNNNNNNNCTGAACGAAAAGCCCGAGTTCGAGGGCCTCAATCCCAGCATTGAGCGCTTTGCCCACATCTTCTGCCGGGCGCTGGCCGAACGCTTACAGGCGCCGACCCTGACGGCCATCACGGTCATCCTGTGGGAGCACGAGAACGCCTGGGCGTCGTATCGACAGGACGTGTAGTGCGGGTCGGGCTCCTGATTTACGGCAGTCTGGATATTCTGACCGGCGG
The genomic region above belongs to Desulfurellaceae bacterium and contains:
- a CDS encoding 6-carboxytetrahydropterin synthase, which translates into the protein LNEKPEFEGLNPSIERFAHIFCRALAERLQAPTLTAITVILWEHENAWASYRQDV